The genome window AAGCATAAACCATTAGCTTCCTCTTGCAGGAAAATTTAATTTCATTGCCTCTAATTGATTTTTATCTTCAAGAAATACTTTCAAACTTAAGATATTACAGTATGAGATTGTGGGAAAAATCCCATTTTGAAGCTTCACTGTTCTACAGTGGAAATCTTTTTTGAAAGGGGGTACTTACGTGGGAATGCCTCTGGCAACATTTCGATGCAGCCTATCAGCTGATAGTAAATCTCATGCATCGGGCTCACAATTATCACATGAGCTGGAGGATGAATTCTCCTCAGTCTGTTGATGGCCGAACTGGCTGAATCCATTAACGGCACAATAGCAGCAGCCGTGCTCCAGCTTTTTAATGGAGCCTTCATTATATTTACAAGTATGTTATCTGCAAAACCTGGTTCAAGCTTTCTCGGTACGCTGGAGTATGAAATATGACCATACTTCACAAGGTCGTGAAGTGCTGTTCTTAATTTAGAATTGTCATTCGCTCTAATTACTGCCAGTGAATTCATTTTTCCTATCTCGATTGATTTTACCTTGCTTGTGGCGTCAATGTATACGCTGTACTTTTTAATTTGAATTTTTGCATTGTTATTTCGAAAGATCGCTTACCTTGTGACAATTTGTTTATTGATTCAAAGCTTATATGATACTCTTTCGCTATTACAAGCTCTGATTTTGTTAAGGCACTCCGTACATTCATTCCTTTTGCGACAAAATCATCTCTTTTTTTACAAATATATGTTAGTATATCAACTGTGTCCATAACTTCACCTCTTAATTCTTGACATGTTACTATCTACGCTATTCCTTAACCGATTTTTGCTTTAAAAAGTTAAACAATATTTACTGATTTTTTCCTTTTTATAGCAAAAGTAGCGGATTATTTTCAAACACAGTAAAATGAGACAATTAGCTCCAGTATGAATTTATAAAAATTCAGGGAATGCATCAAGAAATCCCATTTAGAACTCCATCTTGCGCTCCATATCCTCAAGTGCGCGTATGCGTGCCCCTACCGTTGGATGCGTGGAGAAGAGATTCATTATCAAATCCCCTGAGATCGCGGGAATGATAAAAAATGCATTCATACCCTCCACTTCTCTTAAGTCGCGAGACGGTACACGTTCCATGACACCGCTTATGGTCATGAGAGCCGAGGCAAGATGTTTTGGCTGACCTGTGATTACCGCAGAGCCTCTGTCAGCCGCAAACTCGCGGTATCTTGAAAGAGCACGTATGAGCAGGAAACTTATGATCCATACCGCCAGCGATATCACAAAAACGATTATCGCGGCGCCTGCGCCCCTGTCGCGGTCACGATTTCCGCCACCCATGCCGAAAAACAGCATATTCCTCGCAAGGAAAAAGGCAACGGTGGACAGGAAGCTTGCAATTGTGATAACCAGCATATCACGATTCTTGACGTGGCTCAACTCATGGGCCAACACTGCTTCAAGCTCTGGCTGGCTTAATTTCTGTTTCAAAGAAGTCGTAACTGCTACAACTGCGCTGTCTTTGCTCCTTCCTGTTGCAAAGGCGTTAGGGATATTGCTATCCACAATAGCGATTTTCGGCTTAGGTAGATCGGCTATTGCGCAGAGTCTTGATACTGTTTCATGAAGACGCGGTTCCTCCTGCTCGCTGACAATACGCCCGCCCATGCTCCAGAGGGCAAACTTATCTGAAAAGAAAAACTGAATGAGCAGGAAAAAACCTGCAAACACCATCAAACCGTATGTCCCTATCCCTCCGTACTCTGATAGAACAACAAGGAAGATAAGATACAGCCCAGCAAGCAAGAGCATAGTTAGGACCATGCGTGCCTGAAGTCCATAATCACGGTACCACTTTTTCATCTTAATCACCTGTTTTAGCACCAATCACTTCATTGAAAACTGGCTTCATTGTACTCAATCTTTTATCAGTCCATCTCCTTTGAAAATCTTTCTTACCTCCTTAAGCGAAATGTCAGCAGGCGGTATGATTAAGTCGCTAGGTTTTATGATATCATCCGGGATCTTTTTCCCATTTTTTCGTACATGGTCATTGAGCTTCTTGAATTCTGACTTGAAGATTATTCTGATAGCTTTTTCGTCTCCTCTGCTAATAATTCTCACTATGTTGTTGTCGATTTTATTGAGCTCATCCACATGTTTTTCATCAAGCTCGTACTGTCCTTCTCCCATTAACCGCACTATCATTTTCCCATCTCCTTCTTCAACGATTCAAGCTGCTCATCCACTTCACCCTTTGACTTTATCTTAGAAAGTTCCCGTTCAATGTCATCCTTCGTTCCCCCGGTCACATCTTCAAGAGTGCCTGAATCTACAAGTTCATCAAGCGCAGATGCACGCGCCTTCATATCCTCTGTTTTATCCTGTGCGCGCTGGACTGCAAGCCCCACATCGCTCATCTCTTCGCTGATACCGCTAACAGATTCTGTAATCTTGACCTGCGCTTCAGCCGCGCTGTACTGGGCTTTGATGGTTTCCTTTGTTGAGCGGAAGGACTCTACCTTAACTGACAGGCGCTTTTCCGTTGCCATGAGTTTTTCCTGCTCTTTATAAATATCTGCTATCTGCTTCGTAAGGCTCTCTATTTCAGTCTGTGATGTGCCCTTTCGCTCAAGCGCAATCCTTGCGAGGTCTTCCCGTCCAGCTTTCAGGGCACCTCGCGCCTGTTCGTCTAATTTTGTTATATTCTGCTCGAGTTTCATCTTTTGCAATTCAAGCCGCTTCTTGGCAGTTGTTACCTCAGCTACGCCGCGCTTGACATTTTGTAAGAGTTCAAGCTGCTTCTCATAAGAGTAATCGAGAGTCTCTCTCGGATCTTCGAATTTATTTAGAATCTTATTCACTTTTGCTTTGATGACTGTGCTCATCCTGTCTATAAGTCCCATTTTTTCCTCGTTATTTTAATTAAATTGTACTGATGAATTATTTCGATTTTCACTTCTTTCTTTTTTAGAATCTAAAGGTTCTTCTTTTATTAAGCTGGTTTTGGTTTAAATTCATAAAAATTATATTGAGTTTGATTTTTATTTTGTAAACCAGGCTATCCCTGCTTCTAAGAAGTTATCAAAAGTTTTCAAAGGAACATGCAAATGCCACTCTTCTTATGTTTAATCCAGAAAAAAATACTTTGGTAAGAAGAACTGAAAGAGACATAGGAAGTTTTAGTTAAAAGGAAATTGCCTGCAATTCAGGAATATAATCATTCATTATTTATCTATACATCCATAAATATTCACTATAGTATCAGGAATGCGAAAGTTAAGGAACTGCTTGAGGTCAGCGATATAGTGCTTTCCGAGGTCTACAAGGAAATCTTTGAATGTACGCGTTATGAGGAATAGCATCGTAGCATTATAGTATGGCAGAAAAAAACACGACAGAAGGGCCTGAAAAAGAAGGATTCGGAGGGCTTATCAAATTTACTGCTGTAGGGTTTGCCGGAGGTCTTATCCTTGGCGCTGTTCTGGATTCTTACGGCTTTCAGAGAAGCGGTGTGGGACAATGGCTCGTTCGTACCTTCTATGGAGAGGGCGAGAGAATCTTTGAAGGAGCATATTCCATCAGGCAGCGCCTGCACAAGGCTGAGAGCTCAATGTCTGAAGCCTATGGATGAGGAAAATTCCTGCTCATACCTATACCTTGGTTCATTGATCTTGTAAGCCGTCTCCTCGGTATGAATATGTATGGAGTCGAGACTTTTTACATCCCTTATTTTTACGCTCTGAGCGATCAGATAGGAGCAAACATCTCAGGCTTGGTTTTCCTCAGGAAAAAAGAAGAATCATGGTTAAAAGCCATCAAACATTATATTTGCCATCCTGTGATGCTGGCAAGCCTGCTTGTCATTCTTATTGCTCCTATAGGATTGCTTGCAGCCCGCTTGCTGGGTTTCAGTCCAACAACCCAGATATATACGGCACTTGAAACTATCGCTGTAAATCTCTGCTGGGTGCCGCCGCTTGTGGGATGGTGGAGGGAGAGAAACGGCTA of Candidatus Methanoperedens sp. contains these proteins:
- a CDS encoding DUF356 domain-containing protein, producing MNSLAVIRANDNSKLRTALHDLVKYGHISYSSVPRKLEPGFADNILVNIMKAPLKSWSTAAAIVPLMDSASSAINRLRRIHPPAHVIIVSPMHEIYYQLIGCIEMLPEAFPRKYPLSKKISTVEQ
- a CDS encoding PspA/IM30 family protein, encoding MGLIDRMSTVIKAKVNKILNKFEDPRETLDYSYEKQLELLQNVKRGVAEVTTAKKRLELQKMKLEQNITKLDEQARGALKAGREDLARIALERKGTSQTEIESLTKQIADIYKEQEKLMATEKRLSVKVESFRSTKETIKAQYSAAEAQVKITESVSGISEEMSDVGLAVQRAQDKTEDMKARASALDELVDSGTLEDVTGGTKDDIERELSKIKSKGEVDEQLESLKKEMGK
- the htpX gene encoding zinc metalloprotease HtpX, whose product is MKKWYRDYGLQARMVLTMLLLAGLYLIFLVVLSEYGGIGTYGLMVFAGFFLLIQFFFSDKFALWSMGGRIVSEQEEPRLHETVSRLCAIADLPKPKIAIVDSNIPNAFATGRSKDSAVVAVTTSLKQKLSQPELEAVLAHELSHVKNRDMLVITIASFLSTVAFFLARNMLFFGMGGGNRDRDRGAGAAIIVFVISLAVWIISFLLIRALSRYREFAADRGSAVITGQPKHLASALMTISGVMERVPSRDLREVEGMNAFFIIPAISGDLIMNLFSTHPTVGARIRALEDMERKMEF